A stretch of Halalkalicoccus subterraneus DNA encodes these proteins:
- the mch gene encoding methenyltetrahydromethanopterin cyclohydrolase: protein MDSLNRMALELVDEAIEFTDELDIAVSELDTETTVLDFGVDVDGGLEAGLLLVEIQTAGLATVQTRMDEVGGVPMPFVEFSTDQPALAVLCSQKAGWELGTEDFEGLGSGPARALVAEEEEFARVGYEDVFEFAVLAVESEELPTDAAAEQVAELTGTDPGAVFLPAFSTASLTGSVNMAARAAELAVFRLSELGYDPLDIVSASASAPVAPVAASEEAAIGRTNDALAYGGRAHVVVREEFDRFDEVASSASDEYGRPFAEIFADVDWELYDVPESIFAPAEVTIDVLGGGTYHYGRTDEELLTSSFGL from the coding sequence ATGGACAGTCTCAACCGGATGGCGCTCGAACTCGTCGACGAGGCGATCGAATTCACCGACGAACTCGACATCGCGGTCTCGGAACTCGACACCGAAACCACCGTGCTGGACTTCGGCGTCGACGTCGACGGCGGCCTCGAAGCCGGGCTGTTGCTCGTCGAGATCCAGACCGCGGGGCTCGCGACCGTCCAGACCCGCATGGACGAGGTCGGCGGCGTCCCCATGCCGTTCGTCGAGTTCTCGACCGACCAGCCCGCACTCGCCGTGCTCTGCTCGCAGAAGGCCGGCTGGGAACTCGGCACCGAGGATTTCGAGGGGTTGGGCTCGGGGCCGGCCCGCGCGCTCGTCGCCGAGGAGGAGGAGTTCGCCCGCGTGGGCTACGAGGACGTCTTCGAGTTCGCGGTGCTTGCCGTCGAGAGCGAGGAGCTCCCCACCGACGCGGCTGCAGAGCAGGTCGCCGAGCTAACCGGAACGGATCCAGGCGCGGTCTTCCTGCCGGCGTTCTCGACGGCGAGCCTCACCGGTAGCGTCAACATGGCCGCCCGCGCGGCCGAACTCGCCGTCTTCCGGCTTTCCGAACTCGGCTACGACCCGCTCGACATCGTCAGCGCGAGCGCGAGCGCGCCCGTCGCGCCCGTCGCCGCCAGCGAGGAGGCCGCCATCGGCCGAACCAACGACGCGCTGGCCTACGGCGGGCGCGCCCACGTCGTCGTCCGCGAGGAGTTCGACCGCTTCGATGAAGTCGCCTCGAGCGCAAGCGACGAGTACGGCCGCCCCTTCGCCGAGATCTTCGCTGACGTCGACTGGGAGCTCTACGACGTCCCCGAGTCGATCTTCGCGCCGGCGGAGGTCACCATTGACGTGCTTGGCGGCGGGACCTACCACTACGGACGAACCGACGAGGAGCTTCTGACCAGTAGCTTCGGCCTATGA
- a CDS encoding GTPBP1 family GTP-binding protein: MSADRAVLREAIEHGEREGGSVEFKERLTRAEHLEGGRMESLAAQLRHRVLSGDGEATYVVGVTDSGGIAGISHDAFSESMDVLSLLAEEASAHIHDVQTWSTDGNGLVGVATLRNGAMLETDDEHVVIGTAGHVDHGKSTLVGSLVTGQRDDGEGSTRGFLDVQPHEVERGLSADLSYAVYGFRDGEPVRMDNPHRKDDRAGVVREADRLVSFVDTVGHEPWLRTTIRGLVGQKLDYGLLTIAADDGPTRTTREHLGVLLATDLPTLVVLTKTDLVDEERLEEVTREVERLLRDVGRTPLPVARHGVSAAIEEIDETVVPVVRTSAVTGEGLETLDAIFEQLPKRAVDDGEFRLYIDRSYSVTGVGAVASGTVKSGVVEAGDELLLGPLADGTFAEVEARSIEMHYHRVDRAQSGRIVGIALKGVREADIERGMVLLPRESDPEPVREFEAEVMVLNHPTRIGTGYEPVVHLETISEAAVFTPDGGRLLPGDTGTTRVRFKFRPYLVEEGQRFVFREGQSKGVGTVTAVNPDGQDRSE, translated from the coding sequence ATGAGCGCCGACCGGGCCGTGTTGCGCGAAGCGATCGAACACGGCGAGCGCGAGGGCGGTAGCGTCGAGTTCAAGGAACGACTCACCAGAGCCGAACACTTGGAGGGCGGCCGGATGGAGAGTTTGGCCGCCCAGCTTCGCCACCGCGTGCTTTCCGGCGACGGCGAGGCGACCTACGTCGTCGGCGTCACCGATTCGGGGGGTATCGCCGGTATCAGCCACGACGCGTTCTCCGAATCCATGGACGTTCTGTCCTTGCTTGCCGAGGAGGCGAGCGCTCACATCCACGACGTCCAGACGTGGAGCACCGACGGGAACGGCCTCGTCGGTGTCGCGACCCTCAGGAACGGCGCGATGCTCGAAACGGACGACGAGCACGTCGTGATCGGCACCGCCGGCCACGTCGACCACGGCAAGAGTACCCTCGTCGGCAGCCTCGTCACCGGCCAGCGCGACGACGGCGAGGGTAGCACTCGGGGGTTCCTCGACGTCCAGCCCCACGAGGTCGAACGCGGCCTTTCGGCTGACCTCTCCTATGCCGTCTACGGCTTTCGTGACGGCGAACCCGTCCGCATGGACAATCCCCATCGGAAGGACGACCGGGCGGGCGTCGTCCGCGAGGCCGACCGGTTGGTCTCCTTTGTCGACACGGTGGGCCACGAGCCGTGGCTTCGAACCACCATTCGTGGTTTGGTCGGACAGAAACTGGATTACGGGCTGTTGACCATCGCCGCCGACGACGGCCCCACGCGGACCACCCGCGAGCATCTCGGGGTTCTCTTGGCGACCGACCTACCGACGCTGGTCGTGCTCACCAAGACCGACCTCGTCGACGAGGAGCGCCTCGAGGAGGTCACCCGCGAGGTCGAGCGCCTGCTGCGGGACGTGGGTCGAACCCCGCTACCCGTCGCGCGCCACGGCGTGAGCGCTGCGATCGAGGAGATCGACGAGACCGTCGTGCCCGTCGTTCGGACGAGCGCCGTCACCGGCGAGGGTCTCGAAACGCTGGATGCGATCTTCGAACAGCTCCCGAAACGCGCCGTCGACGACGGCGAGTTCCGGCTGTACATCGACCGAAGCTACTCGGTGACGGGCGTGGGCGCGGTCGCGTCGGGCACCGTGAAATCGGGCGTCGTCGAGGCCGGCGACGAACTCCTCTTGGGGCCGCTCGCCGACGGCACGTTCGCGGAGGTCGAGGCGCGCTCGATCGAGATGCACTACCACCGGGTCGATCGGGCCCAGTCGGGCCGGATCGTCGGGATCGCTCTCAAGGGGGTACGGGAGGCCGACATCGAGCGCGGAATGGTGCTGCTCCCGCGGGAGTCCGATCCCGAGCCCGTCCGCGAGTTCGAGGCCGAAGTGATGGTGCTCAACCACCCCACGCGCATCGGCACGGGCTACGAGCCGGTCGTCCACCTCGAAACCATCAGCGAGGCCGCGGTGTTCACTCCCGACGGAGGGCGCTTGTTGCCGGGCGACACCGGCACGACGCGCGTCCGGTTCAAGTTCCGGCCCTATCTGGTCGAGGAGGGCCAGCGTTTCGTCTTCCGGGAGGGTCAGAGCAAGGGTGTGGGGACGGTCACCGCCGTGAACCCCGACGGTCAGGACCGGAGCGAATAG
- a CDS encoding J domain-containing protein — MTGSRLLVGLASVFGALAVVMAVLASAYRTPVPLAIALPFGATGYILWYQGTGRLALRMRERARRPNGRTRTRTRAGPRKGPAGANRTRPPRQPTGPTREEAYRTLDLDPGAGENEIKRAYREKVKTTHPDRGGDEERFKEVANAYDRLTE, encoded by the coding sequence GTGACCGGATCTCGGCTACTCGTGGGGCTCGCGTCGGTGTTCGGCGCGCTCGCCGTCGTCATGGCCGTGCTGGCGTCGGCCTACCGGACGCCGGTGCCGCTCGCGATCGCGCTGCCGTTCGGCGCCACCGGCTACATCCTCTGGTACCAGGGTACCGGCCGGCTCGCCCTGCGGATGCGCGAACGCGCCCGCCGACCGAACGGGCGAACGAGGACCCGAACCCGAGCGGGCCCGCGCAAGGGACCAGCGGGGGCGAACCGCACCCGCCCGCCGCGCCAACCCACCGGCCCGACACGCGAGGAGGCCTACCGGACGCTGGACCTCGACCCCGGTGCCGGGGAGAACGAGATCAAACGCGCCTACCGCGAGAAGGTCAAGACCACGCACCCCGACCGGGGCGGCGACGAGGAGCGCTTCAAGGAGGTCGCAAACGCCTACGACCGGCTGACGGAGTGA
- a CDS encoding inositol monophosphatase family protein, translating to MDDLTRRAEVAERAARAGGELALSRFRDDIAVETKGEKTDVVTQADRDAQSRVIEVIREEFPGDAIVGEEEDELKEVPAEGPAWVIDPIDGTNNFVRDVRIWATSVAAVIDGEPVAATNAMPALDDYYVADSEETCLNGEPVTVSDRTDPETCTVSPTLWWDFDHREDYATAVRAIVERFGDMRRFGCAQATLGMVATGALDGTLSDVRPNPWDTVAGVHLVRNAGGKATDIEGERWHHDSQGLVVSNGRIHETVLEAVRSGRN from the coding sequence ATGGACGACCTGACGAGGCGAGCCGAGGTCGCGGAACGCGCCGCCCGCGCGGGCGGCGAACTGGCGCTGTCGCGCTTTCGCGACGACATCGCGGTCGAAACGAAAGGCGAGAAAACCGACGTCGTGACGCAGGCCGACCGGGACGCCCAGTCGCGCGTGATCGAAGTGATTCGCGAGGAGTTCCCCGGCGACGCGATCGTCGGTGAGGAGGAAGACGAGTTGAAGGAAGTCCCTGCGGAGGGCCCTGCCTGGGTGATCGACCCCATCGACGGCACCAACAACTTCGTACGGGACGTCCGGATCTGGGCGACGAGCGTCGCCGCGGTGATCGACGGCGAGCCCGTCGCCGCGACGAACGCCATGCCCGCCCTCGACGACTACTACGTCGCCGACAGCGAGGAGACGTGCCTGAACGGCGAGCCGGTAACCGTCAGCGACCGGACGGATCCCGAGACCTGCACGGTTTCGCCGACGCTGTGGTGGGACTTCGACCACCGCGAGGACTACGCCACGGCGGTGCGGGCGATCGTCGAGCGCTTCGGCGACATGCGCCGGTTCGGCTGTGCGCAGGCCACGCTGGGCATGGTCGCGACCGGGGCGCTCGACGGCACCCTGAGCGACGTCCGCCCGAACCCCTGGGACACCGTTGCCGGTGTCCATCTCGTGCGAAACGCCGGCGGAAAAGCGACCGATATCGAGGGCGAGCGCTGGCACCACGATAGCCAGGGTCTGGTCGTCTCGAACGGTCGGATACATGAGACGGTCCTCGAGGCCGTCCGATCGGGTCGCAACTGA